The Candidatus Nitrosymbiomonas proteolyticus genome has a segment encoding these proteins:
- a CDS encoding type II secretion system protein F, with the protein MNAFKYQGVNSQGKRVTGEVIAHHIDEAERRVAGMDITIISIIPASFRKKESEALTERDARARKSGKVRDADVCLVLRDLSVMAETGVPFVEALDAVIGSAKNSTTRGALHRVKSEIVGGKSLSAAMKSAPEMFPSVVCEMVAVAEEGGRLDRALKGSAAYLARSADLKRRIANAMLYPAVLTFIAFAAIVVLVLFVLPRFGSIFESMGSEVPKLTLWLLSVGNAGRENPIPLVVGTLATIAGIVALVRIPATRFALTRFAERLPLLGEVSRKLALSRAFQSIATLTAGNVALMSALEHSARVAGNGTISKALKEVRDSVEHGKSLSESLAAARVFPSMLTQVVTVGERTGRLPALLATTAEHLEEEVDGKIKSLVSIVEPVMIVLMGGIIGFITISIIGPIYSVVQNVK; encoded by the coding sequence ATGAACGCGTTCAAATATCAGGGCGTCAACAGCCAAGGCAAGCGGGTCACCGGCGAGGTGATCGCCCACCACATCGACGAAGCCGAGCGCCGCGTCGCCGGCATGGACATTACGATCATCTCGATCATCCCGGCATCGTTCCGAAAGAAGGAGTCTGAAGCCTTGACCGAGCGCGACGCACGCGCAAGGAAGAGCGGAAAGGTCAGAGACGCCGACGTTTGTCTGGTGCTTCGGGACCTCTCCGTGATGGCGGAGACGGGAGTTCCATTTGTGGAAGCCCTCGATGCCGTCATCGGCTCCGCGAAAAACTCGACAACACGGGGCGCGCTCCACCGCGTCAAGTCCGAGATCGTCGGCGGGAAGAGCCTGTCTGCCGCGATGAAGTCTGCGCCTGAGATGTTCCCCTCGGTCGTTTGCGAAATGGTCGCCGTGGCTGAAGAAGGCGGCCGCCTGGATCGTGCCCTGAAGGGATCGGCTGCGTACCTAGCTCGGAGCGCCGACCTCAAGCGGAGAATCGCGAACGCAATGCTCTATCCCGCGGTCCTTACATTCATCGCTTTTGCTGCGATCGTGGTGCTCGTGCTTTTCGTTCTGCCGAGGTTTGGCTCGATTTTCGAGTCCATGGGCTCCGAAGTACCGAAACTCACGTTGTGGCTGCTCAGTGTCGGAAACGCGGGGCGCGAGAACCCGATTCCGTTGGTCGTGGGCACTCTTGCCACCATCGCCGGGATTGTCGCGTTGGTCCGAATCCCAGCTACACGCTTCGCCCTCACCAGATTCGCCGAGCGCCTGCCGCTCCTTGGCGAGGTTTCTCGCAAGTTGGCCCTTTCGCGGGCGTTTCAGTCCATTGCAACGCTTACGGCAGGGAACGTGGCTCTGATGTCGGCGCTGGAGCACTCCGCTCGCGTGGCTGGCAACGGGACGATCTCGAAGGCGCTGAAGGAGGTTCGTGACTCGGTCGAGCACGGCAAGTCGCTCTCCGAGTCCCTGGCGGCCGCTCGCGTTTTCCCTTCGATGCTGACTCAGGTGGTGACTGTTGGCGAACGGACGGGCCGATTGCCCGCGCTGTTGGCTACGACTGCGGAGCATCTCGAAGAAGAGGTCGACGGCAAGATCAAGTCGCTGGTATCGATCGTCGAACCCGTCATGATCGTGCTCATGGGCGGCATTATCGGGTTCATCACGATCTCGATCATCGGTCCGATTTATTCTGTGGTGCAAAACGTAAAGTAA
- a CDS encoding type II secretion system protein E codes for MNLDRPLAEILVEEGLITRDQLGDILGSRTDTTESVGELLVRKNLITQKQMLKCVGLQMGVPFVDLAKMEIDANVAQISPHSLALRLLAIPIEATETAASVAMVNPLDLAAIDELSTVLQLDIDPLLATEEDVRDAIFRCYGAYDDLGEIIGEAIKGVDTEDVRLAQADDEDEKVNVVELKEVVEGAPVIKLANALMTRALSMRASDIHIEPMSRRVRVRFRIDGMLQEVMIVPRDLQQALVSRIKIMANLDIAERRVPQDGRCTLISAQGEFDFRVSTYPSTHGENVVIRILDKNSSVLDLGKIGLDPTPREVFRTAIEEPQGFVLVSGPTGSGKTTTLYAAINHLNAVHRNIITIEDPVEYQIDGVVQGNVNPKAGTTFANGLRSILRQDPDVILVGEVRDAETASIAVEASLTGHQVLTSVHANDSAAAITRLIDMGVEPFLLASSVSCSVAQRLLRMVCPKCSEPYDPPEAMLARLGLERDVEYVRGTGCEYCARSGYRGRTGVYEVLDISPSVRKMILAGASAADIRERGSEEGMTLLREDALRKVKEGSTTVEEVIRSTAGE; via the coding sequence ATGAACCTCGATCGTCCCCTTGCCGAAATCCTTGTCGAAGAAGGGCTGATCACTCGCGATCAACTCGGCGATATTCTCGGAAGTCGTACCGATACAACCGAGTCCGTAGGCGAGTTGCTGGTTCGCAAGAACCTCATCACACAGAAGCAGATGCTCAAGTGCGTCGGCTTGCAAATGGGTGTTCCGTTCGTTGACTTGGCCAAGATGGAGATCGACGCGAACGTCGCCCAGATTTCTCCGCATTCTCTGGCTCTGAGGCTGCTGGCGATTCCGATCGAGGCGACCGAAACAGCCGCCTCAGTTGCGATGGTGAACCCGCTCGATCTGGCTGCGATCGACGAACTGAGCACGGTCCTCCAACTCGACATCGACCCCCTGCTCGCTACCGAAGAGGACGTCCGCGACGCGATCTTTCGTTGCTACGGGGCTTACGACGACCTGGGCGAGATCATCGGTGAGGCGATCAAAGGCGTAGATACCGAGGACGTTCGGCTCGCACAGGCCGACGACGAAGACGAGAAGGTCAACGTCGTCGAACTCAAGGAGGTCGTCGAAGGGGCGCCGGTCATCAAGCTCGCCAACGCGCTGATGACGCGGGCTCTTTCCATGCGGGCAAGCGACATTCACATCGAGCCGATGTCCCGGCGCGTTCGGGTTCGCTTTCGGATCGATGGCATGTTGCAGGAGGTCATGATTGTCCCCCGCGACCTTCAGCAGGCTCTCGTTTCGCGCATCAAGATCATGGCGAACCTCGATATCGCCGAGCGCCGAGTTCCTCAGGACGGGCGCTGCACGCTGATCTCGGCTCAAGGGGAGTTTGACTTCCGCGTTTCGACCTATCCGAGCACCCACGGCGAGAACGTGGTTATCCGCATTCTCGACAAGAACAGCTCTGTGCTCGATCTCGGCAAGATTGGATTGGACCCAACGCCGCGCGAGGTCTTTCGGACCGCGATCGAAGAGCCGCAGGGTTTCGTGTTGGTTTCGGGTCCGACGGGCTCAGGGAAGACGACGACGCTGTACGCCGCCATCAACCATCTGAACGCGGTCCACCGGAACATCATCACGATCGAGGACCCGGTGGAGTATCAGATCGACGGCGTGGTTCAGGGGAACGTTAACCCCAAGGCGGGAACAACGTTTGCGAACGGCCTGAGGTCGATCCTACGTCAAGACCCGGACGTAATCTTGGTGGGGGAGGTCCGAGACGCGGAAACTGCGTCGATTGCGGTCGAGGCTTCGCTGACCGGCCACCAAGTCTTAACGAGCGTTCACGCCAACGACAGCGCGGCGGCCATTACAAGGCTGATCGATATGGGAGTCGAGCCGTTCCTCCTCGCTTCGAGCGTGAGTTGCTCGGTGGCGCAGCGCCTGCTCAGGATGGTCTGCCCCAAGTGCTCCGAGCCCTACGACCCGCCCGAGGCGATGCTAGCCCGACTGGGGTTGGAACGGGACGTCGAGTACGTTCGGGGCACGGGCTGCGAGTACTGTGCCAGGTCGGGTTATCGCGGCCGAACGGGGGTCTATGAGGTGCTCGACATCTCGCCGTCGGTTCGCAAGATGATCCTCGCGGGTGCGAGCGCCGCCGATATCCGTGAGCGGGGGAGCGAGGAGGGCATGACCCTCTTACGCGAAGACGCCTTGCGAAAGGTGAAAGAAGGTTCGACGACGGTCGAAGAGGTCATTCGGTCGACCGCTGGGGAGTAA
- a CDS encoding type II secretion system protein D — MNGLLLASLAYFHVSSATSSAIIPAQLTPAPTTANVTVQKPAKQVEPPQASAEVEADDPETPPEERICSLNAVDWDLAKMTSILSEQTGANLVLLSNASSKLTVRLANVKLGEMLMHLCALSGLKALKVGQTFVLATPEKLKSGYPTEYAKAFGEEVATPEPPALEVEVVQLRYLRGSEAISFIEKFFAKSDLVAEVAPSMITPGLSRAETSATTGVQAGTLTESGSETGNGSKLLILRGPRQRLEEARRLLEAIDLARPQVVIEVTIHDINEDALKEMGMSWSLGNLAISESSPNKLNFGTFTRVPQAFSAAIKALEQQNRAKLLASPNISVLEGEKAFILIGDRLVFPVLVGYTQANTPIFSREEERVGIYLQVSAQVSSDGQVTLVLYPQVSTVTGFLEVNGASYPQISTREAQTTLRVPSGQTIVMGGLLKDEEIVQLERVPIISQIPLIGELFTRRKRTKVSSQVIISITPTILKSED, encoded by the coding sequence ATGAACGGCCTTCTATTAGCTTCTTTAGCCTATTTTCACGTAAGCTCCGCGACGAGTTCTGCCATCATCCCAGCGCAACTGACGCCGGCGCCGACGACTGCGAACGTCACGGTCCAGAAACCGGCAAAGCAGGTCGAGCCTCCGCAGGCGTCAGCCGAAGTGGAAGCGGACGATCCCGAGACCCCACCCGAGGAGCGAATCTGCTCGCTCAACGCCGTCGATTGGGACCTTGCCAAAATGACGAGCATCCTGAGCGAGCAAACGGGGGCTAACCTCGTACTGCTTTCGAACGCAAGCTCGAAGCTCACGGTGCGTCTTGCCAACGTCAAGCTCGGCGAAATGCTGATGCATCTTTGCGCCCTGAGCGGCCTCAAGGCCCTCAAGGTCGGACAGACGTTCGTCCTAGCCACGCCGGAGAAGCTGAAATCAGGGTACCCGACCGAGTATGCAAAGGCATTTGGGGAAGAGGTCGCGACGCCCGAGCCTCCCGCTCTCGAAGTCGAGGTCGTTCAACTCCGATATCTTCGCGGGTCTGAGGCGATCTCGTTCATCGAGAAGTTCTTCGCCAAGAGCGACCTGGTGGCCGAAGTCGCTCCCTCGATGATTACTCCAGGACTCAGCCGGGCAGAAACCTCGGCAACCACGGGAGTCCAAGCCGGCACTCTCACTGAATCGGGCTCCGAAACCGGAAACGGCAGCAAGCTTCTGATCCTTCGAGGGCCAAGGCAACGACTCGAAGAAGCGCGAAGGCTGCTCGAAGCGATCGACCTCGCACGGCCTCAGGTCGTGATCGAAGTCACGATCCATGACATCAACGAGGACGCGCTGAAGGAGATGGGGATGAGCTGGAGTCTCGGCAATCTCGCGATCTCAGAATCGTCACCCAACAAGCTGAATTTCGGTACTTTCACGAGGGTCCCGCAGGCGTTTTCGGCCGCGATCAAGGCTCTCGAGCAGCAAAACCGCGCCAAGCTCCTCGCGTCGCCGAACATCTCGGTCCTCGAAGGCGAAAAGGCGTTCATCTTGATCGGCGATCGGCTCGTGTTTCCGGTGCTCGTTGGCTACACGCAAGCCAATACCCCGATCTTCTCGCGGGAAGAGGAGCGCGTTGGCATCTACCTTCAGGTTTCGGCCCAAGTGAGTTCTGACGGGCAGGTTACGCTCGTGCTGTACCCACAGGTTTCCACGGTGACCGGATTCCTCGAGGTCAACGGCGCAAGCTACCCGCAGATTTCAACGAGAGAGGCTCAGACGACACTCCGAGTGCCTTCGGGCCAGACGATCGTGATGGGCGGGTTGCTCAAAGACGAGGAGATCGTTCAGCTCGAACGGGTCCCCATCATCAGCCAGATTCCGCTCATCGGCGAGTTGTTTACTCGGCGCAAGAGGACCAAGGTGTCGTCCCAGGTGATCATCTCGATCACTCCGACGATTCTCAAATCGGAAGATTAA
- a CDS encoding type IV pilus assembly protein PilM has product MIHSLEEFGLGIDFGSRVVKTLSLRRSAGRVDIQAAGLLEFDPGIVEEGVVTSPKPLAARLAKHLEGAGIPLHSAVFSIPSQLATLRWVSLPPLLGQDLRDAARYKVKRHIPFSVEAAYIEASTPDVPDGAETGPSLVFAVPKAIVDSRAEVLEYAGIEPVSAELEASALLRVVERNLNQRSALWRDASLTIIDMGSNNAHMYVVQNQRLQFMRSIRFGSERIARAVALELGIPQDRAEELLGAELTELDENGVLHVEVEGLPARVSVHSEVDKLHTEFVRLLRYFRSLHPERSYAGILDHVILCGGLGGLRGFAEYVQRTVGLRVERARPFAGMVGKFSKEAFTNIVNRQEAYTVSVGLAMSHLESRDLRQGTDDATREFVWARAS; this is encoded by the coding sequence GTGATTCATTCCCTTGAGGAGTTTGGGCTTGGCATCGACTTTGGCAGCCGAGTCGTCAAGACTCTGAGCCTGCGGCGGTCAGCTGGCCGGGTGGATATCCAGGCGGCTGGCCTGCTCGAATTCGACCCAGGAATCGTCGAAGAAGGGGTCGTAACGTCTCCGAAACCCCTCGCTGCAAGGCTCGCGAAGCATCTGGAAGGGGCAGGAATCCCTCTTCATTCGGCTGTTTTCTCGATTCCGAGCCAGTTGGCGACCCTTCGGTGGGTCTCGCTGCCCCCGCTTCTGGGACAAGACCTCCGAGACGCCGCGAGGTACAAGGTCAAGCGGCACATCCCGTTTTCGGTCGAAGCCGCCTACATCGAGGCCTCGACACCCGACGTGCCGGATGGCGCCGAAACAGGTCCGTCCCTCGTTTTCGCAGTCCCCAAAGCCATCGTGGACTCTCGTGCCGAGGTCCTGGAGTACGCGGGGATCGAACCTGTTTCGGCGGAACTCGAAGCGTCAGCTCTCTTGCGAGTCGTCGAGCGCAACCTGAATCAGCGCTCCGCCCTGTGGCGCGACGCGTCGCTTACGATCATCGATATGGGCAGCAACAATGCGCACATGTACGTCGTGCAAAACCAGCGACTGCAATTCATGCGGAGCATCCGATTTGGCTCCGAGCGGATCGCGCGAGCGGTCGCTCTCGAACTCGGAATCCCCCAGGATCGTGCGGAGGAACTCCTCGGAGCCGAACTCACCGAACTCGACGAGAACGGGGTCCTCCATGTCGAGGTCGAGGGCCTTCCCGCTAGGGTCAGCGTGCATTCGGAAGTCGACAAGCTCCATACCGAGTTCGTTCGGTTGCTCAGGTACTTCCGGTCCTTGCACCCCGAGCGTAGCTATGCGGGCATCCTCGACCACGTGATTCTCTGTGGGGGACTGGGGGGATTGCGGGGATTTGCCGAATATGTACAAAGGACCGTCGGCCTCCGCGTCGAGCGGGCTCGACCGTTCGCAGGGATGGTCGGCAAGTTCAGCAAGGAGGCGTTTACGAACATCGTGAACCGGCAAGAAGCCTATACGGTCTCGGTGGGGCTGGCGATGTCGCACTTGGAATCGCGCGACCTCCGGCAGGGAACGGACGATGCTACAAGAGAGTTTGTTTGGGCGCGGGCAAGCTGA
- a CDS encoding PAS domain S-box/uncharacterized domain HDIG gives MNWIRGAALVRWCLIGVAGLITIEELRSSVWLLAMGAAVISNILFVASESIEFRFKFVASARNSVAYLDALAIMATLLVPSVASHNLWLLSIPLIIADSLVHHNLRRIFSLSGWTAAVCLAFNMLANHTWVSLAMSLGAVVVAGAFAAGLSKAQRREVNLSRRDQRLHAVQRVGLAFAESQDLRATMELTIKAAVVETGASCGYIMLGADESRGPLVTEVAYSPHGEFDFPQELDFGFGLSGYVAKMGQPVSVTDKNEDQSGFDGITEGVTAAISVPLLTRGSSTPGRSAEEQVLGVMTLLSTHKGDSFTADDMELLRTFAALVAVAVSNARSDERQHSTFVRTMQSLATALEARDEYTRGHSQRVCEVSLLIAERLGFGPEALEELRVGTVLHDIGKIGVPDAILNKRGRLTDDEFEIMKTHPVIGYEICKPLALSEGVLMIIRNHHEKLDGSGYPDGLKGGELPLSLRIVCVADAFDAMSSRRPYRGVMDRHTVMSEFSRGAGIQFDPVVVESLRDLLNSARMQELYAHYWTEEEAEAA, from the coding sequence TTGAATTGGATTCGTGGGGCCGCGTTGGTCCGGTGGTGCCTCATTGGCGTCGCCGGGTTGATCACGATCGAGGAGCTTCGGTCATCGGTTTGGCTGCTCGCCATGGGCGCAGCGGTAATCTCGAACATCCTTTTTGTCGCATCGGAGTCGATCGAGTTCCGGTTCAAGTTCGTCGCGTCAGCTCGAAACTCAGTAGCGTATTTGGATGCGCTCGCCATCATGGCGACCTTGCTCGTGCCGAGCGTCGCCTCTCACAACTTGTGGCTTCTAAGCATCCCGCTCATCATCGCCGATTCGTTGGTCCACCATAACTTGCGGAGGATCTTTTCGCTTTCGGGCTGGACGGCCGCTGTTTGCCTTGCGTTCAACATGCTGGCCAACCACACCTGGGTCTCCTTGGCGATGTCCTTGGGGGCCGTCGTCGTCGCTGGGGCGTTTGCCGCCGGTCTCTCGAAGGCGCAACGGCGCGAAGTGAACCTCTCTCGCAGGGACCAGCGCCTTCATGCGGTCCAGCGGGTAGGACTTGCCTTTGCAGAAAGTCAAGATCTGCGCGCTACGATGGAACTGACCATCAAGGCGGCGGTCGTCGAGACGGGAGCGAGCTGTGGCTACATCATGCTCGGCGCAGATGAGTCCAGGGGACCCCTGGTCACGGAGGTCGCGTACTCTCCCCACGGCGAGTTCGATTTCCCGCAAGAGCTCGACTTTGGGTTTGGACTCTCCGGGTACGTCGCCAAAATGGGCCAGCCCGTCTCTGTCACCGATAAGAACGAAGATCAGAGCGGGTTTGACGGCATTACGGAAGGGGTGACGGCAGCGATTTCGGTTCCGTTGCTCACGCGCGGGTCGTCGACGCCGGGCCGTTCGGCGGAGGAGCAAGTGTTGGGCGTTATGACCTTGTTGAGCACCCACAAGGGAGATTCATTCACTGCCGATGACATGGAACTCCTCCGGACCTTCGCCGCGCTCGTCGCTGTGGCGGTTTCGAACGCGAGGTCGGACGAAAGGCAACATTCGACCTTTGTTCGGACTATGCAAAGTCTCGCGACCGCCTTGGAAGCTCGGGACGAGTACACGCGGGGCCACTCCCAAAGGGTCTGCGAGGTCTCGCTCCTCATCGCCGAGCGACTCGGTTTCGGACCTGAAGCACTGGAAGAGCTGAGGGTCGGGACCGTGCTCCACGACATTGGGAAGATCGGTGTGCCCGATGCGATTCTGAACAAGCGCGGCAGGCTCACCGACGACGAGTTCGAGATCATGAAGACGCACCCGGTCATCGGGTATGAGATTTGTAAGCCGCTCGCCCTCTCCGAAGGCGTGCTGATGATCATCCGCAACCACCATGAGAAGCTCGATGGAAGCGGCTATCCCGACGGCCTCAAGGGCGGTGAGCTGCCGCTTTCGCTCAGGATCGTATGCGTGGCGGACGCCTTCGACGCGATGAGTTCGCGCAGGCCGTACCGTGGTGTCATGGACCGCCATACGGTGATGTCGGAATTCAGCCGAGGGGCGGGAATCCAGTTTGATCCGGTCGTCGTCGAGTCCCTGCGCGACCTGCTCAATTCGGCCCGGATGCAAGAGTTGTACGCGCATTATTGGACCGAAGAGGAGGCGGAGGCAGCGTGA
- a CDS encoding ABC transporter ATP-binding protein, with protein sequence MVETQGLGKVFFDGKGNRIEAVRDVSLRVRPGQILGLLGVNGAGKTTLLRMLSTVLEPTSGTAAVAGYDVATDPEKVRASIGFMSASTALYGRLSPLELLKYFGQLYGLGGSTLRNRIDSLVEQLGIGEFADRLCDRLSTGQKQRVSIARTMLHEPPVLFFDEPTSGLDVLTSQTVLGFIERSRDEGKTVVFCSHIMSEVERLCDPIAIIHNGSIRGEGSLAEILDQTNASSLERAFLHLAESPEAVEVAS encoded by the coding sequence GTGGTCGAAACTCAGGGCTTGGGGAAGGTGTTTTTCGATGGCAAGGGCAACCGCATCGAAGCCGTAAGGGACGTGTCGCTCCGCGTTCGACCCGGACAGATTCTCGGCTTGTTGGGAGTCAACGGGGCGGGCAAGACGACCCTGCTTCGGATGCTCTCGACGGTGTTGGAGCCGACCTCAGGCACCGCGGCCGTCGCCGGATACGACGTCGCCACCGACCCAGAGAAGGTTCGGGCGAGCATCGGCTTCATGAGCGCCTCAACCGCGCTCTACGGCAGGCTCTCCCCCCTCGAACTCCTGAAGTACTTCGGACAACTGTACGGTCTAGGCGGTTCGACCTTACGAAACCGGATCGATTCGCTCGTCGAGCAACTTGGCATCGGCGAGTTTGCCGATCGCCTCTGCGACAGGCTCAGCACTGGCCAGAAGCAACGGGTCTCCATTGCCCGGACCATGCTCCACGAACCCCCCGTGCTTTTCTTCGATGAGCCGACCAGCGGCCTCGACGTTCTCACCAGCCAGACGGTTCTCGGATTCATCGAACGATCGCGCGACGAAGGTAAGACCGTCGTCTTCTGCTCGCACATCATGAGCGAAGTCGAGCGGTTGTGCGACCCGATCGCGATCATCCACAACGGGAGTATTCGGGGCGAGGGTTCGCTCGCTGAAATCCTCGACCAAACGAACGCATCGTCGTTGGAAAGGGCGTTTCTCCATCTCGCCGAGTCGCCTGAGGCCGTCGAGGTGGCGTCGTGA
- a CDS encoding ABC-2 family transporter protein, which yields MARDKRVVYSAILGPVILIFLFLFLFGFLKETVTKPKSQTLHVVSGRSDNLFVEALRKSGTLDIREVDSVDEGRKLLSAGKAKVVLLPPEDFDAELAAGQTVTVEALFDPDQQASEIVLAMLEKTVSAASREAAGRILETQGLPKELADPIRLERKPIKVEKEEFGSFLAGLLPYLIVIWAFYGGFSVASDLVAGEKERSTLETLLISPVARNHLVGGKFVALWILCFVSSIVSVLAVVLAAITPIPLVQSMFPQGIPLSPLSVVAIVTVQVPLAAAFAGVLLAVSVFARNMREAQSYLSLLSFVVLMPALFSQFIGYTSFAKALWVSLVPILNSATVLREGMLGNFSLVPYLLTMGVNVALAAASLIACTTMFRKERIVWRV from the coding sequence ATGGCGCGGGATAAGCGCGTCGTGTACTCGGCAATCCTCGGCCCCGTTATCTTGATCTTCCTGTTCCTGTTCTTGTTCGGGTTCCTGAAGGAAACCGTCACGAAGCCCAAGTCCCAGACTCTCCACGTCGTCTCAGGGCGGAGCGACAACCTCTTTGTGGAGGCATTGCGGAAGAGCGGGACGCTCGACATCCGAGAGGTTGACTCCGTGGACGAGGGTCGCAAACTGCTTTCTGCGGGGAAAGCGAAGGTCGTGCTCCTTCCCCCCGAAGACTTCGATGCCGAGCTTGCGGCGGGCCAGACCGTCACGGTCGAAGCGCTCTTCGACCCCGACCAGCAGGCCTCTGAAATCGTCCTGGCAATGCTTGAAAAGACGGTCTCGGCAGCCTCCCGCGAAGCTGCGGGGAGAATCTTGGAAACACAAGGCTTGCCCAAGGAACTTGCCGATCCGATCCGGTTGGAACGAAAGCCGATCAAGGTCGAAAAGGAGGAGTTCGGTTCCTTTTTGGCCGGGCTCCTCCCGTACCTGATCGTGATCTGGGCCTTCTACGGAGGGTTCAGCGTAGCCAGCGACCTCGTGGCGGGCGAAAAGGAGCGGTCCACGCTCGAAACACTGCTCATCAGCCCCGTTGCGCGCAACCACCTCGTGGGCGGGAAGTTCGTCGCGCTATGGATCCTTTGCTTCGTGAGCAGCATCGTGTCGGTGTTGGCCGTCGTCTTGGCTGCGATTACCCCGATTCCGCTCGTGCAGTCGATGTTCCCCCAAGGGATCCCTCTCTCGCCGCTCTCGGTCGTTGCGATCGTGACCGTGCAGGTGCCGCTTGCAGCAGCCTTCGCCGGGGTGCTGCTCGCGGTGAGCGTCTTTGCGAGAAACATGCGCGAGGCTCAAAGCTATCTCAGCCTGCTCAGCTTCGTTGTGCTGATGCCCGCGCTCTTCAGCCAGTTCATCGGCTATACGAGCTTTGCCAAAGCTCTTTGGGTCTCATTGGTTCCGATCCTCAACAGCGCTACCGTCTTGCGAGAAGGGATGCTCGGCAACTTCTCACTCGTTCCGTATCTATTGACAATGGGGGTCAATGTCGCCCTGGCGGCCGCGTCGCTCATCGCCTGCACGACGATGTTTCGGAAAGAGCGGATCGTCTGGCGTGTTTAG